In the Pseudomonadota bacterium genome, AGCTGCTCGGCCGCAAACGACGCCTTGCCGACCGGAACATGCACGATACCGGCCTTTTCAACTCGAAACTCGACCTTGCCGGCCTTGGCCTCGCGCACCGACTTGGCTACCTCGAAGGTGACCGTTCCCACCTTGGGATTGGGCATGAGGCCTCGAGGTCCCAGAATGCGCCCCAATCTTCCAACTACGCCCATCAGGTCAGGCGTGGCAATCACGGTGTCGAAGTCCAAGAAGCCCCCCTGCACCTTTGCCGATAGATCGTCCGCGCCCACGTGATCCGCGCCCGCTTCGACGGCCTCCGCTGCCTTGTCACCCTTGGCAAAGACCGCCACGCGTTTGCTCTTGCCAGTGCCGTGCGGAAGCACAATGGCGCCGCGCACCATTTGGTCGGCGTGCTTCGGATTGACTCCCAATCGTACAGCGATGTCCACGCCTTCGTCGAACCTCGCGAACCGGGTCTCCTTGACCAGAGCGCAAGCCTGCCGCAGCGCATAGCGCTTGGCTCGATCCACCTTGCCTGTGGGCTGCTGTCGCCGTCTGGCTGATTGCACTTGGCGTCCTCCAAATCGCGATACGTTCCGAACACGCCGCTCGGACCCGACTAGTCGACAACCTCCACCCCCATCGACAACGCCGTTCCGGCGATACTACGCATGCACGAGTCGATGCTCGCGGCGTTGGTATCCTGGATCTTGCTCTGTGCGATCGTTCGCAGCTGCGCCTGGGTGATGCGCCCAACCTTGTCTTTGTTTGGCCGCGACGAGCCCGAGCCGGGTTTCTTGCCCAGCTTCAGCCCAAGCTCCTGCTTGATCAGGACCGACACGGGCGGCGTCTTGGTGATGAAGCTGAACGATCGGTCCGAAAACACGGTGATCACGACAGGGATCGTAAGCCCCGCATCCTTCTGGGTCCTGGCGTTGAACTCCTTGCAGAAGGCCATGATGTTCACGCCGTGCTGGCCCAGCGCTGGACCCACCGGCGGAGATGGGTTGGCTTGGCCCGCGGGAAGCTGCAGCTTGATCTGGCCGATGACCTTCTTCTTCATACGCTTGCCCTTGTCCCTTCACCCATGGCTCACGCCGTCTTTTCAACCTGGCCATAATCCAACTCGACCGGGGTGGCGCGACCAAAGATGGAGACGAGCACACGCACCTTCTGCTTCTCCGGTTTCACTTCTTCCACCGTGCCGGTAAAATTCGCAAACGCGCCGTCAATGACCCGAACGTGGTCGCCCGCTTCGAACATCACCCGTGGTTTCGGCTTGGCAGCCCCTTCTGCCACCTGCTGGACCACTGCCTGGATCTCCGGCGGAGGCACCGGACGGGGACGTCGGCCTCCGACGAAGCCGCTTACCTTGGGAGTGTCGCGCACGACATGCCATGCTTCGTCGCTCATCAGCATCTGCACGAAAATGTAGCCGGGATAGAACGTCTTGCTCATCACCCGGCGGCCGCCGGGACGCGCCTCCTGGACGTTCTCCTTCGGTATCAGCACCTCTCCGAAGGCATCTTGTAGGTTCGCCTGCCGAATTCGCTCCTCGAGCGACACTTTGACCTTGGCCTCGTAGCCTGAGTAGACCTGCACCACGTACCACTTCTTGCCGCCATCGCTGGCCGCCTGCTCAGGGTCCCCCCCCCCAGGCTCGGTGCTCTGCTCGATCACGGTGGATGCTGCAGCCGGATCGAAACCCTGCGGGGCTGCGATTTCGTCGGCGGCATCGGTGGGCTGATTCGGGACCAAGGTCGAGCTTGGCTCCTTGCGGCCGGTTTCGGCCTCGGCCGCTTCCGTGGTTCCGGGCTCGACCCGAGTCCCATCCTGTGAGTCCGATGTCGGACGGCTGGAGTGTTCGCTGCTCACGCGTCATACCTTGTAGATAAGGTCGGTAATCGCCGACCATACCGCATCGAATGCGCCGAGAATCGCGGCTGCGATTAGCGACGTGATGATCACTACCACCGTCGAAGTCGACGTCTCCTGCTTGCTCGGCCAGGTGACCTTGGAAAGCTCGCCCGCGACCTCGTGCGTGAGCTGGTTGAGCCGCGGGTTTCGGTACGACGCTCCCACGACGGCGGCCGCTGCCACGAGCGAAACCGCCGACACCACGGTGGCGTTCGGCTCCTGGAACAGCCGCCAGATCGGTGTGATCGCCTTGTCCAGCAACCAGAATAGCCCCGCGCCCGCGGCCATGAAGGCAAGCTGGACCCAGCGCAGCAGACCAAGCGTTCGGGCTTCCGGCCTGGAGCCGCC is a window encoding:
- the rplA gene encoding 50S ribosomal protein L1, which translates into the protein MQSARRRQQPTGKVDRAKRYALRQACALVKETRFARFDEGVDIAVRLGVNPKHADQMVRGAIVLPHGTGKSKRVAVFAKGDKAAEAVEAGADHVGADDLSAKVQGGFLDFDTVIATPDLMGVVGRLGRILGPRGLMPNPKVGTVTFEVAKSVREAKAGKVEFRVEKAGIVHVPVGKASFAAEQLEENVKTLVTALVKAKPSTAKGTYLRSITLSSTMGPGIKIDPSTTVEVA
- the rplK gene encoding 50S ribosomal protein L11, yielding MKKKVIGQIKLQLPAGQANPSPPVGPALGQHGVNIMAFCKEFNARTQKDAGLTIPVVITVFSDRSFSFITKTPPVSVLIKQELGLKLGKKPGSGSSRPNKDKVGRITQAQLRTIAQSKIQDTNAASIDSCMRSIAGTALSMGVEVVD
- the nusG gene encoding transcription termination/antitermination protein NusG — translated: MVQVYSGYEAKVKVSLEERIRQANLQDAFGEVLIPKENVQEARPGGRRVMSKTFYPGYIFVQMLMSDEAWHVVRDTPKVSGFVGGRRPRPVPPPEIQAVVQQVAEGAAKPKPRVMFEAGDHVRVIDGAFANFTGTVEEVKPEKQKVRVLVSIFGRATPVELDYGQVEKTA
- the secE gene encoding preprotein translocase subunit SecE translates to MTQPDARRGGSRPEARTLGLLRWVQLAFMAAGAGLFWLLDKAITPIWRLFQEPNATVVSAVSLVAAAAVVGASYRNPRLNQLTHEVAGELSKVTWPSKQETSTSTVVVIITSLIAAAILGAFDAVWSAITDLIYKV